The genomic stretch GCGATGAGTACGCCCAGTGCTGCCTGTCGTTTATCAATGTCGCTCGCGTGCGGCCGTACAAGGTCGTGATCGACGCGGGCAACGGGATGGCGGGGCAGACGCTCCCCGCGGTGTTGAAACACCTCCCGATAGAGGTGACGCCGTTGTATTTCGAGCTCGACGGCACGTTTCCACACCACCCGGCGTCGCCAATCGAGCTCGAGAACCTGGTCGACCTGCAGAAGAAGATGGCGGAGGTGAAAGCGGATTTCGGCGTGGCGTTCGACGGCGACGCCGACCGCATGTTTCTGCTCGACCGCAACGGCCGCCAGCTCGGGGGAGATATCACGACAGCGCTCGTGGCCAAGTCGCTTCTGCGCGCGCACCCCGGCGAGACGGTGTTGTACAATCTCATCTGTTCGCGGGCCGTCCCGGAGTTGATCGCACGCGAAGGGGGCACGCCGATTCGCACGCGGGTCGGGCACGCGCTGATCAAGCCGCTGATGAAGAAGCACAACGCCATATTCGGCGGTGAACACTCCGGGCATTTCTATTTCCGCGATTTCTGGTTCGCCGATTCCGGCATGATCGCGTTTTTGGTGTGTCTCGAACTGATCTCGATGGAGAATCGCCCGCTGCACGAGCTGGTGTCCGAGATCGATCCGTACGTGCGATCGGGCGAGATCAACAGCCGGGTCGGTTCTATTCCCGGCAAGATCGCCGAAGTCAAGGCGGCCTACAGCGACGGCGATCAGGACGAGATCGACGGGCTCACGGTCCAGTACAAGGACTTCTGGTTCAACCTTCGGCCGTCCAACACCGAGCCGCTGCTTCGGCTGAATATCGAGGCGAACACCGGCGAGATACTCGAGAAGCAGAAAGAACGACTCTTGTCAATCATACGAAGCTGATGACTCCGAATCGGAAAAAGAAAGTCCTGGTGGTCGATGACGACGCCACCCTGCTGGAGCTGCTGGTCGACACGCTCGAAGCGGTCGGATACGAGACGGTCGCCGCGCCGGGCGGGATGGAGGCGCTGGAGGCACTGACGAAGCAGACGTTCGACGTCATAGTGACCGATGTCAAGATGCCGGGGGTGGACGGTATCACGCTGTTGAGAAAAGTCCGCCGCCACTACCCGGACCTTCCGGTACTGTTTGTCACCGGGGTCGCGACTCCCGATTTGATCGCCGGGGCCGATCCCGACGGTTTTCTGGCCAAGCCGTTCCGCATTTCGCGGATCGAGGAGATGATCGAGGGGACGATCCGGCGCAAGGAGCGACGCACGGCCAGCCAGCTTCGGCGCGTGCTGGTGGTCGACGCCGATTCGGCGTTCTCCGAGGCAATCGCCGACGCGCTCACGGTCAGCCAGTTCATTCCGTTTGTGGCGCCAAACGGCAACGACGCTCTTCGGGAGCTGGGCAACGGCCAGTTCGACGCGGTCATCACGGATCTGACCATGCCGGACATGGACTGGATGTCGTTTCGCGATAAAGTCAAATCCGAGCGCCCGGGCCTTCCGATCATACTCACCAGCGCGGAATACGACGAGGATTCGATTACGCGTGCGGTTGCGGGGGCCGAGGCCGACGCCTACCTGAAAAAGCCCTTCCCCGCCTCCGAGATGATCGATCTGCTCAACCGGATCACACCGATTCAGCACGGATAAGGTACGCTCTCCCCGACCGGCTTGATGATATCTGAACCGCTTGCCTCGGCGGGTTCGGACCCGCGGGCGCGAGCAAAAATCCGCTGTATTCCTATGAGTTCTTTGCGCTTACGGGGAAATAGGTTCGTTTTGTCATTTTTCGGGGGCCCCCATTTTTTGCGCATTTGGGGTATGCCCAACGGTTGTGGAACCATAGGATGCCGGCACTCCCTGCGTGCGCGTGCAAATAGGGCGGGCTGACGACGAGAACACGATTTCTCCTTTCACCTCGGCCGGCATGAAAGACCTTCCGTGATTGCGTTTTGTCGGGCACCCGTCCGCCGCAGCGGGCGTCAGACCGACAGGGATTATCGACACACTCACTAGAGCGGCATGCGCCACTTTTTCCATCGGTTCACACGCGAATGTGCGCACTTTTGCCACGTAAGGCTCACTTGTATGGCTGAGTCACTTGCGGGGCCGGGTCGGTTGACCGGAACCACTCGGGTGGATTGCACGATCTCTGTTGTTGCACTTGACTGCCGAATCCGGTATGGTTTTGCATCTCGTTCGGATCTCAACCAATTGACAGTCCGGGAAGGCATTCAGCAAACCGCCTCGTAACAAAGGAGCGTTACGCGTATGACATTCCTTACCGAACTCTGGGCGCCGATTCTGCTTTCGGCAGTACTCGTATTCGTTATGAGTTCAATCATCCACATGGTGCTTCGGTACCACAAGAATGACTTTCGTCGGCTGAGCGATGAAACCAGAATCCAGGAATCCCTTCGCGCTTTCAACATTCCCCCCGGAGACTACATGCTGCCGTGCGCCGGCGGCGCGGAAGCGATGAAAAGCGAGGAGTTTCAGGAGAAGGTGAAGAAGGGACCGATCGTGGTGATGACGGTCATGCCGGCGGGAGGGTTCGGCATGGGTAAAAGCCTGTTCCTCTGGTTTGTGTACTGCGTGATTGTCGGCTTCTTCGCCGCGTATATCGCCTACCATACGATGACACCGCAGACCCACTACCTGCAGGTGTTCAGGGTCGTGGGCACGGCGACATTCATGGGTTACTCGCTCGCGCTGTTACAGGGGGCGATATGGTACAAAAAGAGCTGTCGCAGTACGATGCTGTCGGTGTTTGACGGTTTGATTTACGCGCTGCTTACGGCAGGGGTATTCGGCTGGCTCTGGCCGCGCTGAGCGGTGGTGTGTATTTGATCGATATGCCGAAGGCACTGGCGGAAGCGATCCGGGTGTTTCGCGGGCCCTGAGCGACTGATCGCCGGTGCGACGACACTGACGCCATCCGGGCGCGTGGTGCACGGACCGTACGCCACGCGCTCGTTCGGCATGATGGGGCCAATCACTAGCGGCGCGGTGATGTGGTTCTGTCCTTGGTCACAATCCTGAAATCTCCCGACTCAAGTAATCCGTTCGACAGGTCAACCTCGAAGCGTTGTCGTGAGGGTTGGCGCTGCCACATGCAATCGAATGTGAGGGTGGAGTCGGTGATGCTTATCAACTCCACCGATTGGGCGCCCAGCAGGCAGATCAGATAGCCCCGGGTGGGCCACCCTTTGGGTGGGCTTCTCTTCTGGCGGGTTCGAGGACGGACCCGCCCTACAAATCTGAACAAGATCACGCCCGTACCGAACGGGTATTCGTAGCTGGGCGGGCCCGTGTTGGGACCCGCCGTTTGTAGTCGATACGTCAGCCGATGCCCTGGATCATCGTACGCGCTTAGCGTTTCTCCTCCTCCCCCACGATCCGAAAGTCATCCGGCCTCAGCAGGCCCTCGGAAAGGTCAACCTCGAACCGTTGTCGCGAGGATTGCCGCTGCCACATGCAGTCGAATGTGAGGGTGGAATCGGTGATGCTCACGAGGTCAACCGATCGGGCGCCAAGCAGGACTATCACTCGGAGATGTGTGTCGGCGGCTGAGTGCGTTGTCACAAACATAACATCGGAGCGGCTCTTTTTCCGTCCCACCGAGGCGTACTTCAGATTATTCTCGATTGACGAGATACCGTCGACGTCACCGGACATGAGCGAGCGACCAACTTCAACGAACAGCGTGCCGGTATGTTCATTCATGAGATTCGTCAGACACGCGACGATACCGTCGCCGCGTGTTCGTATGTTTGTAACAACCAAGATGGAATCAGCCAAGATGGCTATGGAAGCGTCGTCATCGCGCTGTACGCTGAGTATCCGACGGTCGACAGATTGATTGTCTCTCGCCGTAGCAATCACGTCGATATGGTCTTCGGGGAACAACGTATACCGTACTTCGACGCGGAAGTTGCTGGATTCCGCGAAGTTGTTGACGCGACTGCACGAGCAAACGGCAAGCAATACAAGGGAGAGCAACCAGAAAAAACGTGCGACTCTCATCGTGACGTCTCTCCTCTACTTGTTTCTCATATGATAGCATTCTATGCCTCGAAGTGTCCAGTAGATAACCTTGTACGCATCAAGGGTCGGGTGGCCCACCCTTTGGGTGGGTTACTTCTTCCATCTCGCCGGGGTCACAAAATCGTCCATCGCAATCGGGACATCTCGACTCCCCTCATACCAGTTGTAACTCGACCCGAGGATACCCACCCAGAGGGTGGGCCACCCAGTCGAGACATACTCCGCGTACAGCTCACCGTAGGGGTAGTACTTCGCCGACCATCGTATGGTCTCTATCGGATGTACATCAAGCACGCGGCCTCATAGCGACTTTCTACAGTTTTCATGCCTGGGCCGCTAGCGGAGCTCTGGCTTCTCGCCGTTACATGAAGTAAAATGGCCCTAATTCCCGTACTCGAGACGTATGTATTGAATGGCGTGTAACGAATCCGGTAGAAGCCTTCCGGGAGGATCTGCTTATTGAGTATCCACACAGTGTCAGTTTGTAAGGTGTCTGTGAAGTACAACTCCACAAGTGATGTTTCAGGCAGGTTGAACAGAGGTTCAACAACCGGACTGTACGGCAGAGCATCAACACCTGTGAGCAAATATCCGTTGACTGCAGTATCGACAGGAATCTGCTCAATGCTATTCGGACCAAGTCGACTCTGGGGTGATGCAACGCCGGAAGTTATACACACTACTGCAAGGATTGCAACTATGATGAGTAGTTTCGTCATGATCTCATCTCCTGAAGTACATCGGATTGGGACTCAACTTCGGCAATATCCTATATGCCGCCGCACCTCCGTGCGCGTTGTTTGGATCGGCAAAAAACTCGACTATCTGCGCATGCGTACTCACCGTCACTGGTTGCCCAGTGTTGATCCTATTCAAGTAGAGCGCTACGCCAGCTTGATTGCGGATAAGAAAAATCGCTGAATGGCCCTGAATATTGCTAGCATCAACAGGTCTTGGCTGACCAACATACTGATAGACTCCTTTCATGAAAAATACAGCAATATCCCCGGTTCTTGGCGAATCCTTCTGGGACATAGAGGAAATGTTGAGTTGACTCAGTTGTCTTTCGGTTTTCGTAGTACCCAATGCCTGAGCCACAAATCCATGGCAATTGGACTCGGTAGAGTTGCCACTAAACACATTATTACGAATAGCGTACTCAGTGACATTGAAGGTTGTCTTACCCGGTTCAATCATGAACTTGGACATGTCATGGATATTATACTGCGTTGCGAATTCTTTCGCCATCAAACCCATTTGTCCATACAGACCAGCGAGGTCATCACCTTGCTCAGCCACAACTGAGACTGTATTGTTCTTAGCATTATACGTCGCAGTCCACAGACCAGTCGGGTCAATGAAGCTGTTTGGATCATTGCCAACATACGCATACAAGTTCATCCCGCCGGCCAGGCCGATGGGGTCGGCTTGGAGATAGCGGCCGGTGGTCGGATCGTAGTACCGATGCCAGTTGTAGTACAAACCGCTCTCCCGATCGTGCCACTGACCCGGAAACCGAAGATCATTGCTCGCAGAGCGAATCACCCTTCGTTGTTGAGTTAGCCGGCGTTCGAGCGACTATTCGCACTCTTTGCTCTACCTCATAATCACGAGTGTATCTATCCACAATCGGTCTTCGGCCCTTACCTCCATACGGTATTGTCCGCTGGGTAATGCGGGGAAGGGCAGGACTAGTTCTGAGGAGTCTCCTCTGGTTTCTCCTTGCCAGAAACCCGGCTGAGAGCGGAACGCCAGCAGACAATCTCTATCAAGAATGTTATCAAACAGCACGAAGGACAGAGTTGTGTCGACCTTCCTCAATGTGACTGTCGTCCGTATTTGCGCTTCGGTTTGAATACAGTACTTGTCGTACCATGGATCTCCATTACGATCGCATGAAACGAAGACCATATTTGCAGATTGAGCCAGACCGATGTACCCCGCGACCGCAAGCAACACAAGGAGTGATGCTACCCATCCTATGATCTTCATATGGCGCTCCCTTCCTCGAGCTACGGGTTGATTATGTCCATGAAGTGCAGGGTAAAGCCTTCATAGAGCTGCTTCGTTTGCGTGTCCGTTTGCAGGCCGAGATCGGCCCCAGGACCGGGTCGTCCGAAGTAGTACTGTGTACCACTCAAACTCGTCAGCACGTAGATGGCCGCATGGTGCGTAACCCCGGATTTGTTCACCCAAGTGACTACGCTTCCCGGATGAGCAGCCTCGATTTCCTGAAATCCAAACACCTTTTGGATTTCCTCTGTGAATTTCATTCCTCCATGAATATGTGTCTCAGGCGAGAAAGCATCTGTTCCTGCTAGTGTAGATGAGAAGCAGTTCATGTTGTCGCTGGCATCGTTGAATTCCACACTCCTTAGAACGAATTCAGTAATTGAGAAGGTTGTGACACCTGGTACCACCTTGTATGTGTCGATGTCCTCTATCTTGTAGTAATTTGCGAACTCGCCCTTTGTCATGCTCAGTTGTGAATACAAGTTCTCCAGCCCGTCTCCATCTTCGGCGGTAACGTCTATGCTGCGGGTTGCAGGATCCCACGTGGGAACCCAGAGACCAGTTGGATCGACTATCCCAAGGGGATTCCCTTTCGCATATGCATACAGGTTCATCCCGCCGGCCAGGCCGATGGGGTCGGACTGCAAGTAGCGGCCGGTCGAGGGATCGTAATACCGATGCCAATTGTAGTACAGGCCGCTCTCCCGGTCGTGCCACTGCCCCGGAAACCTAATCTCATTGCTGGCCGAGACATACTCCGCGTACAGCTCACCGTAGGGGTAGTACTCCCCGCGCCAGACGACCGTCCGCTCCCGATCCGTGAGTGATGATTCTACTGCCTGAACTGCCAACAAATTCCCCCCAGTGTTTTTCTTTATATCGGCGCTCTGAAGTTTCGGATTGAGTCCACTCTCTTATACTCCGCGGTCTCAGGATATCGCCGGTTCAAGGCACAAAAAAGCCCCGTCCGCCGAGGCGGACAGGGCTTTGTGGTCGAACGGTAAACCTGAATTACTTCAGGAGAACCATCTTCTTTGTCTGCGAGAACTGATCGGCCGTCAGGCGATAGAAGTACACACCCGAGGCGTTGTCACCGGCTTCCCAGACAACCGACTGCACACCGGCTTCAGCGTGACCGCTGAACGAAGCTACTTCCTGACCGGTCACGTTGTAGACCTTCAGGCTGTAGTTCGAGGCCACCGGCAGAGCGAACTCGATTGTGGTGGACGGGTTGAACGGGTTCGGGTAGTTCTGCATGAGGGCGAACTCACTCGGCAGGACGTTCGCGTGCACCGGGACGCCGTCGACCGTGGCCAGTTCGGCCACGAGGATGTCGGCGTTACCGATGTTCAGGAACGAGCCGGAGAAGCTCTCCATCGAGCCGGAATTCTCAAACGGAGCATAGACGAGCACCCGGGTGGTGAGACCATCGGAGTGATACGCCATCTCCATGTTGGAGACGAGCAGTGTCGGATGGACATTGCCGCGCAGTTCGATGAAGGCCGCACCGATCTGCAGATCGTTGCTGACGGACAGGTTGCCGTTCATGGTGCCGAGGTTGGCATCAATCGGGTTAACCTTCGCGATCGGCGAGTTCGGATACGGGACAGCGTCACCAACGATGACACGGATCAGGTACACGAGGTCGGCGACCGAGAGGGTCAGACCGTCGGCGTTCACGTCGGAAGCAGCGGTAGCGGCTTCGATCGGGTACTGAACGTCGAGATCGGCAAACGCGGCATTACCAAAGATGAAGTAGTTGGTAAAGATAACCGCGTCAGCAATCGTGTACGCGAGACCGTCCTGGTTGATGTCGCCGCGATCGTCGATATCGCCGGCGCAGATGATGTCGACACCACCGTTGAGGAAGTCAAGCATGCGGATGGGCAGCGGCTTGCCGGGCTCGTTGACGAGACAGGCATCCGGGGCACCGGCCGCACCGGGGAAGGTCGGGGTGTCGATATTCTCGGAGTAGGAATCCGGGAAATCAAGGTTGATGTCGCCGACTCCGCCACCGATGTAGTTCCAAACCGAGTTCTCGACATAGAGGTACTGACCGCTGACGTTGGACATGGTGTTGTCGCCACAGTCGTACCAGAAGAACTTGATCGGAACGAACTGGCACTCGAGGTTCCGGTCATTGCTGACCAGGAAGCGCAGCAGGGCCAGGGTGGAATCGTTCGCCGGAGTCTCGGAGCCTTCAGCCACGGTGCCAAAGCAGGTCGGGTGGCTCGGGCCGTCGTTGTACTCGGCGATAGCAACCAGGCGTACCATACCGGTCGGGCAGCCCGTACCGCAGTTGCCGAACGGACCGGTCCGATAGGTGAAGTATTCCCAGCCGCACTCTTCAAGCATGCCGCCTTCGGTCGCACCGAGGAAGGTCAGCGCCGTAGCGTCATACGAGAGGAGCAGGTTATAACCGCCAATAGCGATACTGGCGTCGAAGTACACCGGGACGATGACTACCTGACCCTGGAACACGCCGTCGCCGTCCGGGCCGTGCAGCTTATCGATAGCTACGACAGCCTTGTTGACGAGCACGGTCGTAGTGATCGTGTCGGCATTGGACGGGCTGCAGGGATCACAGGTATTAGCGCCGTCGTTCACCGTGAAGGTGATCACGAATTCGCCCACATAGGCGTCATCGAACGCTTCCGTCTGCCAGCTGAACTCACCACTGTTGTTAATGGTGGGCATATTGCCCGGGCTCGGGACGATGCTCAGGACATCGAAATCGAGCATGTTCGGGCCGTCATCGGGATCACTGGCAGTGACAGTACCGGTAACGAGGTCACCCCAGACCCACGACGGCTGATCCTGCGTGGCAGACTCAGCAACCGGCGGCTCATTGGTGACACAGATGGTAAAGGTCCTCGTCGCGAAAGCGCCGCAGGCATCTGTTACCTTGATCTCAACTTCATGCTCACAGACATCGGCGCCGGACGGAGTCCACGTGATCCGGCCGGTCGATGAATTGACATTCAGGGCAGCCGGACCGCTGACCTTGCTGTAGGTCAGGGTTTCGCAGCCGTTCGCGATATCGGCATCGGCGCCGACCGCGTCGTACTGGAACAGGTCACCCCAGGCCACCGTACCATCCGGGATAGCGGCCAGCGTCGGAGCACTGTTGACATACGTCACGGTACCCGCGTTGACAGCCACCGGCAGGATATCAAACGTGTTCGCATCGACGAACTGCGTCTGAACCGTTACCGGCAACGGATAGTCAAAAATGCCGCCCGCAAAGCCGACCGTGCCCAAGCACAGGTCCTGTGTCGAGAAGGACACACTGGCAACCACATGGGTGCCGGCCGCAAGAACGACATCGGTCGCCTCAATGAGCAGAGCAGCAAGACGAATCGTATCAGGGGCCACGCCATCAGCCTGAGAGGCGTCGATTATACGGGTGCCGAGCTCGGTAAAGGCCGGATCCCAGTCGACATTGATAGCGTCAAGATACGCGCCGCCGCCGGTCGAGCTGATAACCATCACGATCTCAACCGCGGCCACGTCAACCGTATTTTCTACGGTGACGTT from Candidatus Zixiibacteriota bacterium encodes the following:
- the manB gene encoding phosphomannomutase/phosphoglucomutase (converts mannose-6-phosphate to mannose-1-phosphate; the resulting product is then converted to GDP-mannose by ManC which is then used in the synthesis of mannose-containing glycoconjugates that are important for mediating entry into host cells) produces the protein MSIDPSIFKAYDIRGTVPVQLSADDAYKIGAALAQYLQPVSIAVGRDMRLSSNELFDHLARGINDQGVDVIDLGLISTDALYFAVGKFGYDGGVMITASHNPKEYNGFKICRKHAVPLSGQEGLNQILKAIQERSYEKKASTKGMIIRREISDEYAQCCLSFINVARVRPYKVVIDAGNGMAGQTLPAVLKHLPIEVTPLYFELDGTFPHHPASPIELENLVDLQKKMAEVKADFGVAFDGDADRMFLLDRNGRQLGGDITTALVAKSLLRAHPGETVLYNLICSRAVPELIAREGGTPIRTRVGHALIKPLMKKHNAIFGGEHSGHFYFRDFWFADSGMIAFLVCLELISMENRPLHELVSEIDPYVRSGEINSRVGSIPGKIAEVKAAYSDGDQDEIDGLTVQYKDFWFNLRPSNTEPLLRLNIEANTGEILEKQKERLLSIIRS
- a CDS encoding response regulator, encoding MTPNRKKKVLVVDDDATLLELLVDTLEAVGYETVAAPGGMEALEALTKQTFDVIVTDVKMPGVDGITLLRKVRRHYPDLPVLFVTGVATPDLIAGADPDGFLAKPFRISRIEEMIEGTIRRKERRTASQLRRVLVVDADSAFSEAIADALTVSQFIPFVAPNGNDALRELGNGQFDAVITDLTMPDMDWMSFRDKVKSERPGLPIILTSAEYDEDSITRAVAGAEADAYLKKPFPASEMIDLLNRITPIQHG
- a CDS encoding RHS repeat-associated core domain-containing protein — protein: MIRSASNDLRFPGQWHDRESGLYYNWHRYYDPTTGRYLQADPIGLAGGMNLYAYVGNDPNSFIDPTGLWTATYNAKNNTVSVVAEQGDDLAGLYGQMGLMAKEFATQYNIHDMSKFMIEPGKTTFNVTEYAIRNNVFSGNSTESNCHGFVAQALGTTKTERQLSQLNISSMSQKDSPRTGDIAVFFMKGVYQYVGQPRPVDASNIQGHSAIFLIRNQAGVALYLNRINTGQPVTVSTHAQIVEFFADPNNAHGGAAAYRILPKLSPNPMYFRR
- a CDS encoding T9SS type A sorting domain-containing protein, which gives rise to MMQKRTLTSLLLISFLVAFAFSYSLANEVTYQNLNVSRCNDYVLNVTVENTVDVAAVEIVMVISSTGGGAYLDAINVDWDPAFTELGTRIIDASQADGVAPDTIRLAALLIEATDVVLAAGTHVVASVSFSTQDLCLGTVGFAGGIFDYPLPVTVQTQFVDANTFDILPVAVNAGTVTYVNSAPTLAAIPDGTVAWGDLFQYDAVGADADIANGCETLTYSKVSGPAALNVNSSTGRITWTPSGADVCEHEVEIKVTDACGAFATRTFTICVTNEPPVAESATQDQPSWVWGDLVTGTVTASDPDDGPNMLDFDVLSIVPSPGNMPTINNSGEFSWQTEAFDDAYVGEFVITFTVNDGANTCDPCSPSNADTITTTVLVNKAVVAIDKLHGPDGDGVFQGQVVIVPVYFDASIAIGGYNLLLSYDATALTFLGATEGGMLEECGWEYFTYRTGPFGNCGTGCPTGMVRLVAIAEYNDGPSHPTCFGTVAEGSETPANDSTLALLRFLVSNDRNLECQFVPIKFFWYDCGDNTMSNVSGQYLYVENSVWNYIGGGVGDINLDFPDSYSENIDTPTFPGAAGAPDACLVNEPGKPLPIRMLDFLNGGVDIICAGDIDDRGDINQDGLAYTIADAVIFTNYFIFGNAAFADLDVQYPIEAATAASDVNADGLTLSVADLVYLIRVIVGDAVPYPNSPIAKVNPIDANLGTMNGNLSVSNDLQIGAAFIELRGNVHPTLLVSNMEMAYHSDGLTTRVLVYAPFENSGSMESFSGSFLNIGNADILVAELATVDGVPVHANVLPSEFALMQNYPNPFNPSTTIEFALPVASNYSLKVYNVTGQEVASFSGHAEAGVQSVVWEAGDNASGVYFYRLTADQFSQTKKMVLLK